From a region of the Saccharomyces paradoxus chromosome IV, complete sequence genome:
- the TAF10 gene encoding Taf10p (Subunit (145 kDa) of TFIID and SAGA complexes~similar to YDR167W) has protein sequence MDFEEDYDAEFDDNQEGQLETPFPAVTGADDGNNADDDSIAGNMKRKQKREVVVDDGSENAFGIPEFTRKDKTLEEILEMMDNTPPIIPDAVVDYYLTKNGFNVADIRVKRLLALATQKFVSDIAKDAYEYSRIRSSVAVSNANNSQARARQLLQGQQQPGVQQISQQQHQQNEKTTASKVVLTVNDLSSAVAEYGLNIGRPDFYR, from the coding sequence ATGGATTTTGAGGAAGATTACGATGCTGAGTTTGATGATAATCAAGAAGGACAATTAGAAACACCTTTTCCAGCAGTGACTGGTGCTGACGATGGGAACAATGCTGATGATGACTCTATCGCAGGAAACATGAAAAGGAAGCAAAAGAGAGAGGTTGTAGTGGATGATGGAAGTGAAAATGCATTTGGTATACCCGAatttacaagaaaagataagACATTGGAGGAGATTCTAGAGATGATGGACAATACTCCTCCAATCATCCCCGATGCTGTGGTAGACTACTATCTAACCAAGAACGGATTTAACGTGGCAGACATACGAGTGAAACGACTTTTAGCACTGGCTACTCAAAAGTTTGTTAGCGATATAGCTAAGGATGCCTACGAGTATTCGAGGATCAGGTCCTCTGTGGCGGTATCTAATGCAAACAATAGTCAAGCGAGAGCTAGGCAGCTATTGCAAGGGCAGCAGCAGCCTGGTGTGCAGCAGATATCACAGCAACAACATCAACAGAATGAGAAGACTACAGCAAGCAAAGTTGTTCTGACGGTGAACGATCTCAGTAGCGCTGTTGCTGAGTATGGGCTCAATATAGGTCGTCCTGACTTTTATCGGTAG
- the STB3 gene encoding Stb3p (Ribosomal RNA processing element (RRPE)-binding protein~similar to YDR169C): protein MSENQKEVSPPHIISVKSEANPSIFSKPISTSSPAGLAAAQRVTPGKLSTLLLEKGPLAIRHITQTLCLDIPCFKDLSSSKQRRLIMSAMESGDKERSVVFEKIGWGQWSAKRVDPANFDKELEATNFANAKVKDLISQESQRRKSNNSNSNSGGKVEMPVKIEHSITNIDESTTPPAATASTTIPVNIKRSKSPLAAANVVYIDENALASEDEDEEFDEDDHHLHYQNKSRNSSNNFGKVSNSDPYSFGRRRSQVVFADSNPENIEHEIIAQKIRPLLRNRRRSSIKPHTPFISKLNTHQDSSYLSPNPTSTTTPSNNNSNSNQGKIDLEKLTATSEPTSRRASRLSVSKESSIRSTLFPNKNYLIVTTNPNSKATSVSTSPKLEDQMNVSSNHILLSDKEKQRAASRRLNEESSPQIVPHSHHQPHSDTDEEDWESIGAASLRNNSLVPNIDSVASSTNGVVSPKPTDSKFTNSQNGDIESPTQHDQQKHDQQPKNGEDNSAAFLLMSLKS from the coding sequence ATGTCagaaaaccaaaaagaGGTATCGCCTCCTCATATCATATCAGTCAAATCCGAGGCAAACCCTAGTATATTTTCCAAACCTATTTCCACATCATCACCTGCCGGGTTGGCAGCGGCTCAAAGAGTTACGCCCGGGAAACTGTCTACTTTATTACTAGAAAAGGGACCGTTGGCCATTAGACACATTACACAGACCTTATGTCTGGATATTCCGTGTTTTAAAGATTTATCATCTTCCAAACAAAGACGACTTATCATGAGTGCTATGGAAAGTGGTGATAAAGAAAGGTCAGTGGTATTCGAAAAAATTGGGTGGGGTCAATGGTCCGCGAAAAGAGTAGACCCTGCCAACTTTGATAAGGAGTTGGAAGCAACCAATTTCGCTAACGCGAAGGTGAAAGACTTGATTTCCCAAGAGAGtcaaagaaggaaaagtaaCAATTCAAACTCGAACTCAGGTGGCAAAGTTGAAATGCCTGTTAAAATTGAGCATAGTATCACGAATATCGATGAGTCTACCACTCCACCCGCTGCCACTGCTTCCACCACTATTCCTGTTAATATCAAACGCAGTAAATCTCCCCTTGCAGCTGCAAACGTGGTATATATAGACGAAAATGCGCTTGCatcagaagatgaagatgaggagtttgatgaagatgatcaTCATTTACACTATCAAAACAAGTCGAGGAACAGCAGTAataattttggaaaagtttcaaataGTGATCCCTATAGTTTTGGTAGGAGAAGGTCGCAAGTCGTGTTTGCTGATTCAAATCCCGAAAATATTGAACATGAGATAATAGCACAAAAGATTAGACCACTACTAAGGAATAGACGCCGTTCGAGCATAAAACCACATACACCTTTCATCTCCAAACTAAACACACATCAAGATTCATCCTATCTCTCCCCCAATCCAACTTCAACGACGACCCCGTCAAATAACAACAGCAACTCAAACCAAGGAAAAATAGATTTAGAGAAACTTACTGCAACAAGTGAGCCAACTTCAAGAAGAGCATCTCGTTTGTCTGTATCGAAAGAATCAAGTATTAGATCAACACTTTTTCCGAACAAAAATTACTTGATCGTCACTACAAACCCTAACTCCAAAGCTACGTCTGTTTCTACTTCGCCTAAGCTAGAGGATCAGATGAATGTGAGTTCAAACcatatattattatcggATAAGGAAAAGCAGAGAGCAGCCTCAAGACGTTTAAACGAAGAATCATCTCCACAAATTGTTCCCCATTCTCATCATCAACCTCACTCAGATacagatgaagaagactGGGAATCAATTGGTGCGGCCTCTTTGAGAAATAACAGTTTAGTACCCAATATAGACAGTGTAGCAAGTTCTACTAATGGCGTAGTTAGTCCCAAACCCACCGATTCAAAGTTTACCAACTCTCAAAATGGAGATATTGAGTCCCCCACACAACACGACCAGCAAAAACATGACCAGCAGCCAAAAAATGGTGAGGATAATAGCGCTGCCTTCTTATTGATGAGTTTAAAATCTTAA
- the CDC37 gene encoding Hsp90 co-chaperone CDC37 (Essential Hsp90p co-chaperone~similar to YDR168W) has product MAIDYSKWDKIELSDDSDVEVHPNVDKKSFIKWKQQSIHEQRFKRNQDIKNLETQVDMYSHLNKRVDKILSNLPESALADLSAVTIFLNANFDKLEKSKGKNVDPEIATYNEMVEDLFEQLAKDLSKEGKDPKNPSLLRDAILKHRAKIDSVTVEAKKKLDELYKEKNAYISSDDFHTGFDSSFMNKQKGEAKPLEAVSSGALASTADSNILNKLAKSSTPQTFIEFKDDPMKLAKETEEFGKISINEYSKSQKFLLEHLPIISEQQKDALMMKAFEYQLHGDDKMTLQVIHQSELMAYIKEIYDLKKIPFLNPIELSNVINMFFEKVIFNKDKPMGKESFLKSVQEKFLHVQKRSKILQQEEMDESNAEGVETIQLKSLDDSTELEVNLPDFNSKDPEEVKKVKVFKTLIPAKMQEAIMTKNLDNINKVFEDIPIEEAEKILEVFNDIDIIGIKAILENEKDFQSLKDQYEQDHEDATMENLSLSDRNGGGEKHEEVKDTADTVD; this is encoded by the coding sequence atggctATTGATTATTCTAAGTGGGACAAGATTGAACTATCAGATGATTCTGATGTCGAAGTGCATCCTAATGTGGACAAGAAATCGTTCATCAAATGGAAACAACAGAGTATCCATGAGCAACgattcaaaagaaatcaagatatcaaaaatcTGGAGACACAAGTGGACATGTATTCTCATCTGAACAAAAGGGTAGACAAAATTTTGAGCAATTTACCTGAAAGTGCTCTCGCTGACTTGTCAGCCGTTACTATATTCTTGAATGCAAATTTTGATAAGTTAGAGAAaagtaaaggaaaaaatgtcGATCCTGAGATTGCAACATACAATGAAATGGTTGAAGAtctttttgaacaattagCCAAAGATTTGTCCAAAGAGGGCAAAGACCCCAAGAACCCATCTCTCTTAAGGGATGCTATTTTGAAACATAGGGCTAAAATTGATTCAGTTACTGTAGAGGCTAAGAAGAAATTAGATGAATTATATAAGGAGAAAAATGCTTACATTTCATCTGACGATTTTCATACTGGATTTGATAGTAGCTTCATGAACAAGCAAAAGGGAGAGGCTAAGCCGCTGGAAGCAGTTTCTTCAGGGGCTCTTGCAAGCACTGCGGATTCTAATATTCTTAATAAATTGGCTAAATCATCAACACCACAAACTTTTATCGAATTTAAAGATGATCCTATGAAATTGGCCAAGGAAACTGAAGAATTTGGTAAAATATCTATTAATGAGTACTCCAAGTCTCAGAAATTCTTACTGGAGCATTTACCTATTATTTCAGAACAACAAAAGGATGCCTTAATGATGAAGGCCTTTGAGTATCAGTTGCACGGTGATGATAAAATGACTTTACAAGTCATTCATCAATCTGAATTGATGGCTTACATTAAGGAGATCTACGACTTAAAGAAGATACCATTTTTAAATCCGATTGAACTATCAAATGTTATTAATATGTTTTTCGAGAAGGTCATCTTCAACAAGGACAAGCCAATGGGCAAAGagtcatttttgaaatcggttcaagaaaaattcttgcACGTTCAAAAACGttccaaaattttacaGCAAGAGGAAATGGATGAATCGAATGCCGAAGGGGTGGAGACGATCCAACTGAAATCACTAGATGATTCTACAGAGTTAGAAGTAAACTTGCCTGACTTTAATTCTAAGGATCCTGaagaagtgaaaaaagttaaagtttttaaaaCTTTAATACCGGCGAAAATGCAAGAAGCTATAATGACCAAAAACTTGGATAATATTAACAAAGTGTTCGAAGATATACCAATCGAAGAAGctgagaaaattttggaagtGTTTAACGACATTGACATTATCGGAATTAAAGCCATTTTAGAAAACGAGAAGGATTTCCAAAGTTTGAAAGATCAATACGAGCAAGACCACGAAGACGCCACTATGGAGAATCTGTCCTTAAGCGACCGTAATGGTGGTGGAGAGAAGCATGAAGAGGTCAAGGATACTGCCGATACAGTTGACTAA
- the SEC5 gene encoding exocyst subunit SEC5 (Essential 107kDa subunit of the exocyst complex~similar to YDR166C): protein MDKFQVGDEQLLRFYQLKTTNPTHSWTQDSSKLNNDEATSNEVGVESSFDILKDFKYGNQISIDKESKAYLNDESLSYIRDPLNGQEMSKELQHMPNDSTRLNYLVNSKQFNVKAFLRDMHKQDSFNDLNNSLDRLDSDIQDQSIHLKQLVGKNFTKYVKIKNKLDQIYKEFDEKTNEKNQADSPKENQINVESLNKKVDDVIRTTTFKLKPLMDNYQKILNYQATKKFIELNKFYFNLPKSLKRCLTNNDFNEFMIEYSKGLTLRRDFNQSSDASQSLVIKRIWTQVENLLIMYKDLIWNNLINSNFNVDQPQETILSLFSKLLNLENFINNSQNESQGGDKNTASSSSENPILRWMSIKLNGFQSDLRELSGHMVNKIIHSQRLILQNNTNQDNSQGCVELSYYLKINQLFQIISDTGKDNEGLKSAVDSNKVNTISGTSYLNLNCQPSSQGLTDSPTIIEMWLLILKYINDLWRICDQFIEFWEHIEKFLDGTYQNSIINEKRKENILIGDSNIIESYQKSLILKEEQINEVRSKGEEFISSVSQNLLSFFMSSQSSLPSSLKKDHAGDVARGNKDSGSPLDYGFIPPNCNGLSCLRYLPKIVEPILKFSTELAQLNITTNGITICRNTLSTIIDRCVGAISSTKLRDISNFYQLENWQVYETVTFSSKSQDNSKSLTFEYGVTQFPEIVTSFQEVSIKTTRDLLFAFEKLPIINGISVVSYPSKQLLTGIEIQQIISMEAVLEAILKNAAKDKDNPRNSHTILTLTNLQYFRECAFPNILQYFDDAFEWNLASKNLELFSLLSKMESSIFGNYLSDLKINLRDTLEEKFHEINWPMYTSNSFRVGDYIIEALMILIVVHSECFRIGPQLIHKILIETQIFIARYLFEAFKPYVGNLSNDGSLQIIVDLEFFQKVMGPLLEKDTEATLKACLQNCFQNDTSRLQKCIDEINPIVSANLKRTAIQFAAFN, encoded by the coding sequence ATGGATAAATTTCAAGTTGGCGATGAGCAACTGCTCCGGTTTTATCAGTTGAAGACCACTAATCCGACCCATTCGTGGACACAAGATTCCTCAAAGTTGAATAATGATGAGGCTACAAGCAATGAAGTTGGCGTGGAATCGTCATTCGACATACTGAAAGATTTTAAATATGGCAATCAAATTAGCATTGACAAGGAATCGAAAGCATACTTAAACGATGAATCCTTAAGTTATATTAGGGATCCCTTGAATGGCCAAGAGATGTCTAAAGAACTGCAACATATGCCAAATGATTCAACGCGGTTGAACTATCTTGTCAACAGTAAACAATTTAACGTCAAGGCCTTTCTGAGAGATATGCACAAACAAGACTCCTTTAATGATCTAAATAACTCGTTGGACAGGTTGGATAGTGATATTCAAGACCAATCTATACATCTGAAACAACTGGTTGGTAAAAACTTCACCAAGTATGTTAAAATTAAGAACAAGTTAGATCAAATTTACAAAGAATTTGACGAGAAAacgaatgaaaaaaaccaaGCAGATTCACCAAAAGAGAATCAAATAAATGTCGAAAgtttaaataaaaaggtGGACGATGTTATTAGAACAACCACCTTCAAACTGAAACCGCTAATGGACAACtatcagaaaattttgaattacCAAGCCACcaagaaatttattgaacTGAATAAGTTTTACTTCAATTTGCCTAAATCTTTGAAGAGATGTTTAACTAACAACGATTTCAATGAGTTCATGATCGAATATTCAAAAGGCCTTACTCTCCGTCGTGATTTCAACCAGAGTTCAGATGCTTCACAGTCACTTGtcattaaaagaatttggACTCAAGTGGAAAATTTATTAATCATGTATAAAGATTTGATTTGGAACAATTTAATAAATTCGAATTTCAACGTTGATCAACCTCAAGAAACAATTTTGTccctcttttcaaaattgttgaacTTAGAAAACTTTATCAACAATAGCCAAAACGAAAGTCAAGGTGGTGACAAAAACACTGCCTCATCATCTAGTGAAAATCCAATTCTAAGATGGATGTCCATCAAACTGAATGGTTTTCAAAGCGACCTAAGGGAGTTATCTGGTCACATGGTTAATAAAATCATTCATTCTCAAAGGCTCATATTACAGAACAATACTAATCAAGATAATAGCCAAGGATGCGTGGAGCTGTCgtattatttgaaaatcaatcagttatttcaaattataAGTGATACCGGCAAAGATAATGAAGGTTTGAAAAGTGCCGTTGACTCCAATAAAGTTAACACCATTTCTGGAACTAGCTATCTAAACTTGAACTGCCAACCCAGCTCTCAAGGATTAACTGATTCCCCAACTATTATCGAAATGTGGCTAttgattttaaaatatattAACGACCTTTGGAGGATTTGCGATCAATTTATAGAATTCTGGGAACATATCGAAAAGTTCCTCGATGGGACTTATCAAAATTCCAttataaatgaaaagagaaaggaaaatatcCTGATTGGTGATTCTAATATTATCGAATCATACCAAAAGAGTTTAATattgaaagaagaacaaatcaACGAGGTTAGATCAAAGGGCGAGGAATTCATCAGTTCAGTTTCACAgaatttattatcatttttcatGTCTTCTCAATCGTCTCTACCATCatcattgaagaaggatCATGCTGGAGATGTTGCTCGCGGCAATAAAGACTCGGGGTCACCTTTGGATTATGGATTTATACCACCAAATTGTAATGGATTAAGTTGTTTGAGATACCTACCGAAAATTGTGGAGCCCATTTTGAAGTTCTCTACCGAACTAGCGCAATTAAATATTACAACTAACGGAATTACCATTTGCAGAAACACTCTATCGACCATAATTGACCGTTGCGTAGGTGCCATATCCTCTACGAAATTGAGAGATATCTCTAACTTTTATCAATTGGAGAATTGGCAAGTTTATGAAACGGTTACATTTTCAAGCAAATCACAGGACAATAGTAAGAGTTTAACTTTTGAATATGGTGTGACACAATTTCCGGAAATTGTCACTTCGTTTCAAGAAGTGAGTATCAAAACTACTAGGGATCTATTATTcgcatttgaaaaattaccaATCATTAACGGAATTTCTGTAGTAAGTTACCCCTCGAAACAATTGCTTACAGGCATAGAAATTCAACAGATTATATCAATGGAAGCCGTGTTGGAAGCAATCTTAAAAAATGCAGCAAAGGACAAGGACAATCCAAGAAACTCTCACACTATCTTAACATTAACAAATCTACAATATTTCAGAGAGTGCGCATTTCCGAATATTTTGCAGTATTTTGATGACGCGTTCGAGTGGAACTTAGCCTCCAAAAACTTAGAATTATTTAGCCTACTATCTAAGATGGAGTCTTCGATTTTCGGTAACTATCTTTCTGACTTAAAGATCAATTTAAGGGATActcttgaagaaaaattccatGAAATAAATTGGCCAATGTAtacatcaaattcattcaGGGTGGGTGATTATATCATAGAAGCGTTGATGATTCTGATTGTTGTTCACAGTGAATGCTTTAGAATTGGACCTCAACTCATTCATAAGATTCTGATTGAGACTCAAATTTTCATAGCGAGATATCTCTTTGAGGCATTTAAGCCATATGTTGGTAATCTTTCCAATGATGGCTCACTACAAATTATAGTGgatttggaattttttcaaaaggttATGGGCCCATTGCTTGAAAAGGATACCGAGGCTACATTGAAGGCGTGTTTACAAAATTGTTTCCAGAACGACACAAGTAGATTACAAAAATgtattgatgaaattaaTCCTATTGTATCTGCAAATCTAAAAAGGACCGCTATTCAATTTGCCGCATTCAACTAG
- the TRM82 gene encoding Trm82p (Catalytic subunit of a tRNA methyltransferase complex~similar to YDR165W), giving the protein MSIIHPLQSTLTSRDGSLVFAIIKNCILSFKYQSPNHWEFAGKWSDDFNKTEGVEKIIVKEQQGQVSENENKNKKLKSNKGDSITKIEAKIPSPGIGAPPIYSYIRNLRLTPDESRLIACADSDKSLLVFDVDKTSKNVLKLTERFCFPKRPNAISIAEDGTTVIIADKFGDVYSIDINSSPEEKFTQEPILGHVSMLTDVHMIKDSDGRQFIVTSDRDEHIRISHYPQCYIVDKWLFGHKHFVSSICCGRDYLLLSAGGDDKIFAWDWKTGKNLFTFDYSGLIKPYLTDQHLAPPKFQNVDSNVIEFAVSKIIKLRNLPFVAFFVEATKCIVILEISEKQKGNLTLKQIITFPYNVISLSAQNNEFQVTLDNTDSSGVQRDFAKFIEYNSNDNSFGVDNEKSNKFDDAIIQSVQGDFNLVTKKEEIYPLYNVSSLRKHGEHYS; this is encoded by the coding sequence ATGAGTATAATTCATCCTTTGCAGAGTACACTCACCTCTCGTGATGGCTCGTTGGTGTTCGCCATTATAAAGAATTGTATTTTGAGCTTCAAATACCAATCGCCAAATCACTGGGAATTTGCTGGGAAATGGTCTGATGATTTCAATAAAACTGAAGGAGTGGAGAAAATTATTGTTAAGGAGCAGCAAGGGCAAGTCAgcgaaaatgaaaacaaaaacaaaaaattaaaaagtAATAAAGGCGATTCCATAACCAAGATAGAAGCTAAGATACCATCTCCAGGTATTGGCGCCCCTCCAATATATTCGTACATAAGGAATCTGAGACTAACACCCGATGAATCAAGACTAATTGCATGTGCGGACTCTGACAAATCCCTTTTAGTTTTCGATGTTGACAAAACTTCCAAGAATGTCTTGAAGCTGACAGAAAGGTTCTGTTTCCCTAAGAGACCGAATGCCATTTCTATAGCCGAAGATGGTACCACAGTTATCATAGCTGACAAATTTGGTGATGTATACTCCATCGACATTAATTCCAGCCCGGAAGAAAAGTTTACTCAAGAACCTATCCTTGGCCATGTCTCTATGTTGACTGATGTGCACATGATCAAAGACTCTGACGGTCGTCAATTCATAGTCACTAGTGATAGAGATGAGCATATTAGAATTTCTCATTATCCGCAATGCTACATTGTGGACAAATGGTTGTTCGGCCATAAgcattttgtttcttccaTATGCTGTGGCAGGGATTATTTGTTATTAAGTGCAGGTGGTGATGATAAAATCTTCGCTTGGGATTGGAAAACTggtaaaaatttgttcaCTTTCGATTACAGTGGTTTGATTAAACCTTACTTGACTGACCAACATTTAGCACCACCAAAATTCCAGAATGTAGATAGTAATGTTATTGAATTTGCCGTCAGTAAAATTATAAAGTTACGCAACCTACCGTTTGTTGCGTTTTTCGTCGAAGCTACAAAATGCATAGTAATTCTGGAAATATCcgaaaaacaaaaaggtAATCTTACACTTAAGCAAATTATAACTTTTCCATATAATGTCATTTCATTATCCGCCCAAAATAATGAATTCCAAGTCACCTTAGATAATACAGATTCATCTGGTGTGCAAAGGGATTTTGCcaaattcattgaatatAACTCTAATGATAACAGCTTTGGCGTGgacaatgaaaaatcaaacaaattTGATGATGCCATCATACAATCAGTACAAGGAGATTTTAATTTGGTTaccaagaaagaagaaatttatcCATTGTACAACGTTTCCTCATTAAGAAAACATGGAGAACATTATTCATGA